Within the Synechococcales cyanobacterium CNB genome, the region CGAAGCTGTACATGATGAAGCCGCGGATGATCTACTGGTCGGTTATCAAGGCCGACGACACGATCGACACCAAGCTGTTCCCCGGTCGGGACGAACCAGTGCTGCAGCGACTTGGCAACCTCGCCGACTACTCGGGCTCCGACACGTTCTCGGAAGCGGCAATCGACGCCGTGGCCGCGGCTCGCGGCGTGCAGTTCCCGCGGCTCGGCCTGCCCACCGCCGCTGGGCAGCGGAGGAAGAAGAAGCTGGAGCTCCTGCAGCAGCGACGCGAAGCGGAGCATTGGCCCGACGACGCGCTCGCCGACGACTTCGCCCGAGCCGTGTTCCGGAGCAAGGTTGCCGCGCACGCAGACTGGACGAGGCAGTACGCGGCGACGCTGTAGCGTCACTTGCCGAACAAGTCGTTCTGTTTGGCAACGCCACCCGCGAGACGTTTGTTGGCCCGCTCTGCCATTTCAGGGTCTATCTCGAATGCGATGCACTTTCGGCCGAGCATCTTGGCGACGACCGCTGACGTTCCGGAGCCCGCGAACGGGTCCAGAATCACCTGCCCGGGCGTGCTGCTCGCGAGCGCCAGCCGCTCGATGAGCCGAACTGGCTTCTGCGTCCTGTGTATCCGGTCCTCCGCGTAGAAGTCGATATCCTGCCAGACGTTCGTCAGGCCCATCTGCGGCTGGAAGACGAACCCCTTGAGGTCGTCGGGGGCCTTGAAGTCGAGCACCGACTCCAGCCGCTCCCACATCTCCGGCGTCGGCACCTGGGCGAGGATGTTCTCGCCCGTGTAAAGCGACCAGACGCCGCCGCCATTGCTCTTGACGCCGAGGCGCGAGTTGATCTCCTTCGCGGACAGGCCGAGCTCCTTCGCGCGGGCGAGAAGCACCTGCCGGATGGCGGGCTTGGCGTCGTAGACGAAGAAGAAGATTGTCTCGGTCGTATTCGGGAACTGCTTGTACGTGCTCGTCTTTCGCCCGGCGATGCACTTGATGCCCTTGTCCACGATGAGCTCCTGCCGGAACTCGAAACCCAGCGAGACGATGTCGTGGAACAGGTACACGAGGTTCCGCACATAGCCAAAGAGGTACAGCGACGCGGATCGCTTGCACACTCGGGCAACCTCCGCGAACCACTCGCGGCACCACGCGCGGTAGTCCTCTTCCGTCCGCCACTTGTAGTCCCACGTCTCGCCGACGACCTTCCAGTACGGAGGGTCGAGGATGACGAGGTCCGCGCAGCGGTCGGGTAACCGCCGGAGGAGGTGTAGGGCGTCGCCCGTCGTAACCCGGCCGTAAAGGTCTTCGGGTACGAGCGGCACGCTCGGCGTATGGCCGCGGTCGGCCTGAACCTCTACCGGAGGCTTCCGGCGGGCGTTGGGGCGAGGGCTGTACTCTCTCTTCGGCTTTGTTTCCGGGGTCAGCATGTGCGGTAAGGATACTGGTGCCGCGGGCGGGGGACACGCTTGCCCGCGGCAATCGGGCAAGATCGCCCGTCCCGTCGTCTGCATGGGGTTGTCGCCACGCGCCGGGAGGCCATCCTTGTTCGCATGGCGACACATCAGGCAACCGGCGCGAGTGGCTTTCTAATCGTGTGGGTATCGGAGGACGGCGAGGCGGTCGGGCTGGCGATCGCCGACGATGCGGCGGCTGTCGTGCGTCACCGAGCGGAGGCGCGGTGGGACTTGCGATTCGCCCGGTGCGCTGCCGAGGTGTACCCGGTCTCCGAGGTGGCCCAGCGGCTCGGCATGCCCGAGAACTCGCCAGCGGCGCGGGTTCTTGAGGCGATGTTCGCCCGCGGCGCGGCATGATGGCGACAGTCCGCCGCCGGTCGTGCCGATGTTGACGGCATGGGTGAAGTTGCCGTGATCTATCGGGTTGTCTTGCTGCCAACTGGGGAGAGCTATACGGGTTCGTACGCCCACCCGACCGGCCTGATTCCGGAGTCCGGTGTCGGGCTGCCGCCCGGGAAGAGAGGCGGGAGGAATCACGGTTGGTGGGACAAGTTCTCTCGCGGACACGACAAGTCCGAGTGTCGGTGGGAGAGGCTCGAAGTCCTAGATGCCGCCAACAAGGACTACGTGCGGGAGCGGCGTGATTGGTGGATTGCGAGAGACCGGCAACTGAACCCCGCTGGCAACCGGAACGGGCCGCGATCCGGCAACGTCGCGGGCTTCCGGTGCTCGCAGGCGGACCGAGTCACAGAGCACCTCAAGAGCCGCCCCGCAAGTGTTGATGACCTCGCCGCCGAGCTTGGCATCACGAGGGAGGACGCCCGAAGGGCGATCTCCTGCATCCGCGCACGCGCCGAGCAGGTCGCCAAAGACGGCAGGCGATACTTCATCCGCGATGCCTCGTGAGCAACGCAACCGTCACAGCCGCCCGAAAG harbors:
- a CDS encoding site-specific DNA-methyltransferase, which translates into the protein MLTPETKPKREYSPRPNARRKPPVEVQADRGHTPSVPLVPEDLYGRVTTGDALHLLRRLPDRCADLVILDPPYWKVVGETWDYKWRTEEDYRAWCREWFAEVARVCKRSASLYLFGYVRNLVYLFHDIVSLGFEFRQELIVDKGIKCIAGRKTSTYKQFPNTTETIFFFVYDAKPAIRQVLLARAKELGLSAKEINSRLGVKSNGGGVWSLYTGENILAQVPTPEMWERLESVLDFKAPDDLKGFVFQPQMGLTNVWQDIDFYAEDRIHRTQKPVRLIERLALASSTPGQVILDPFAGSGTSAVVAKMLGRKCIAFEIDPEMAERANKRLAGGVAKQNDLFGK